The Tripterygium wilfordii isolate XIE 37 chromosome 5, ASM1340144v1, whole genome shotgun sequence genome window below encodes:
- the LOC119998660 gene encoding ABC transporter D family member 1-like isoform X4 — protein MAYYKISHVDGRITNPEQRIASDVPKFCSELSELVQDELTAVTDGLLYTWRLCSYASPKYLLWILAYVFGAGAAIRNFSPPFGKLMSREQQLEGDYRQLHSRLRTHAESIAFYGGESIEEYHIQQKFKNLIRHMRIVLHDHWWFGMIQDFLVKYCGATVAVILIIEPFFAGHLRPDSSTLGRAEMLSNLRYHTSVIISLFQALGTISVSSRRLNRLSGYADRIHELMAISRELSSDGRSSPKKNGSTRYFTEANYIEFSDVKVVTPTGNVLVENLTLRVESGSNLLITGPNGSGKSSLFRVLGGLWPLVSGHIAKPGVGSDLNKEIFYVPQRPYTAFGTLRDQLIYPLTADQEVEPLTHSGMVELLKNVDLEYLLDRYPPEKEINWGDELSLGEQQRLGMARLFYHKPKFAILDECTSAVTTDMEERFCAKVRAMGTSCITISHRPALVAFHDVVLSLDGEGGWRVHYKRDDSPDLTQGSSNALKSSETNRQTDAMAVQHAFMNTGKGLEFSNSRAQSYVSEVVAASPHMDCGAPLSVIPQLKSTPMVLPLRVAAMSKILVPTVFDKQGAQLLAVAFLVVSRTWVSDRIASLNGTTVKYVLEQDKASFIRLIGISVLQSAASSFIAPSLRHLKARLALGWRIRLTQHLLKNYLRKNTFYKVFHMSRKNVDADQRITHDLDKLTTDLSGLVTGMVKPSVDIIWFTWRMKLLTGRRGVVILYAYMLLGLGFLRTVTPDLGELTGREQELEGTFRFMHERLRTHAESVAFFGGGAHEKAMVESRFRGLLQHSMLLLKKKWLFGILDDFVTKQLPHNVTWGLSLLYAVEHKGDRALSSTQGELAHALRFLASVVSQSFLAFGDILELHRKFLELSGSINRVFELEELLDAAQSGDSVTNGLFSSGKSNLYAEDAISFAEVDIITPAQKMLARQLTCDIVPGKSLLVTGPNGSGKSSVFRVLRGLWPVISGRLTKPSQRTEETGYDIFYVPQRPYTCLGTLRDQIIYPLSREEAELVALKLYGKGQQYADSTNLLDAHLKTVLVNVRLNYLLERGEDGWDANLNWEDMLSLGEQQRLGMARLFFHKPKFGILDECTNATSVDVEEQLYRLATDMGITVVTSSQRPALIPFHSMELRFIDGEGNWELRLIKQ, from the exons ATGGCGTACTATAAAATATCACATGTTGATGGTCGGATTACTAATCCCGAACAAAGAATTGCTAGTGATGTACCAAAGTTCTGTTCAGAGTTAAGTGAGCTTGTACAGGATGAGTTGACAGCAGTTACTGATGGTCTGCTTTATACTTGGAGGTTGTGTTCATATGCCAGtccaaaatatcttttatggattttg GCATATGTTTTTGGAGCGGGAGCAGCTATTAGAAATTTCTCTCCTCCTTTTGGGAAATTAATGTCCAGAGAGCAACAATTGGAAGGGGATTATCGGCAGCTTCATTCACGGTTAAGGACCCATGCAGAAAGTATAGCCTTTTATGGTGGAGAAAGTATAGAAGAATATCACATTCAGCAAAAGTTTAAGAATCTTATAAGGCACATGAGAATTGTTCTACACGACCATTGGTGGTTTGGAATGATTCAGGACTTCTTAGTAAAGTATTGTGGTGCTACTGTTGCTGTGATATTGATTATTGAACCCTTCTTTGCTGGCCATCTTCGACCTGACTCGTCAACTTTAGGGCGAGCAGAAATGTTAAGCAATCTACGGTATCACACCAGTGTCATAATATCACTATTCCAAGCTCTTGGAACTATTTCTGTAAGTTCAAGGAGGCTTAACCGTCTCAG TGGATATGCAGACCGCATACATGAATTAATGGCCATATCAAGAGAGCTTAGTTCTGATGGCAGatcttctccaaaaaaaaatggaagtacAAGATACTTTACTGAAGCTAATTACATTGAGTTTTCTGATGTCAAG GTTGTTACCCCAACAGGTAATGTGTTGGTGGAGAATCTGACTCTCAGGGTTGAATCGGGATCTAATCTATTGATTACAG GTCCGAACGGCAGTGGAAAGAGCTCACTTTTCCGAGTTCTAGGGGGACTTTGGCCACTAGTTTCTGGCCATATTGCGAAGCCTGGGGTTGGGTCTGATCTCAATAAGGAGATCTTCTATGTACCACAAAGGCCTTATACAGCTTTTGGAACACTTCGCGACCAGTTAATTTATCCTCTCACTGCAGATCAAGAGGTTGAACCACTCACACATAGTGGAATGGTGGAGCTGTTGAAAAAT GTTGACCTTGAGTATCTATTAGACCGTTATCCTCCTGAGAAAGAAATTAATTGGGGTGATGAACTATCTCTTGGAGAGCAACAAAGGTTGGGGATGGCCAGATTATTTTATCATAAGCCTAAATTTGCAATTCTTGATGAGTGCACGAGTGCTGTAACGACTGATATGGAAGAGCGCTTTTGTGCCAAAGTTCGAGCTATGGGTACTTCATGCATAACAATATCTCATCGTCCAGCTCTAGTTGCTTTTCATGATGTGGTTTTATCCTTGGATGGTGAAGGGGGCTGGCGTGTTCACTACAAGAG GGACGATTCTCCAGATTTAACACAAGGCAGCAGCAATGCATTGAAGTCTTCTGAGACGAACCGCCAAACTGATGCAATGGCTGTTCAACATGCATTTATGAATACTGGGAAG GGTCTGGAATTTTCAAATTCAAGAGCACAATCGTACGTTTCTGAGGTGGTGGCTGCATCTCCTCACATGGATTGTGGAGCACCATTGTCTGTCATTCCACAGCTCAAAAGCACTCCAATGGTATTGCCCTTGAGAGTAGCTGCTATGTCTAAAATACTG GTACCGACTGTATTTGACAAACAAGGGGCACAACTACTTGCAGTTGCTTTCCTTGTGGTATCAAGGACCTGGGTTTCAGACCGGATTGCCTCATTGAATG GTACTACTGTAAAGTATGTTTTGGAGCAGGACAAGGCATCCTTCATTAGGTTGATCGgtattagtgttcttcaaagtgcTGCGTCTTCTTTTATCGCTCCTTCGTTAAG GCACTTGAAAGCCAGACTGGCCCTTGGATGGAGAATTCGTTTGACTCAACATTTACTGAAGAACTATTTGAGAAAGAACACATTTTACAAG GTCTTCCACATGTCACGCAAAAATGTCGATGCAGATCAAAGAATAACTCATGATTTGGATAAGTTAACAACTGACTTATCTGGATTGGTTACTGGAATGGTAAAACCGTCTGTTGACATCATATG GTTCACTTGGAGAATGAAACTGTTAACTGGTCGGAGGGGAGTTGTTATACTGTATGCTTATATGCTGCTTGGTCTGGGTTTTCTAAGAACTGTAACTCCTGATTTGGGTGAATTGACCGGTCGGGAACAAGAACTTGAAGGAACTTTCAG GTTCATGCATGAAAGACTTCGCACTCATGCTGAATCTGTTGCTTTCTTTGGAGGTGGGGCTCATGAGAAAGCT ATGGTTGAGTCAAGATTCAGGGGACTTCTTCAACATTCAATgttacttctaaagaagaaatGGCTGTTTGGCATACTAGATGATTTTGTCACAAAGCAGCTCCCACATAATGTGACTTGGGGCTTGAGTTTGTTATATGCCGTGGAACACAAGGGAGACCGAGCCTTGAGCTCCACTCAAG GTGAGCTGGCACATGCATTGAGGTTCTTAGCATCTGTTGTATCTCAAAGCTTTTTGGCCTTTGGAGATATTCTTGAATTGCACAGAAAGTTCCTTGAGCTCTCTGGAAGCATCAACCGAGTTTTTGAGCTTGAAGAGCTTTTGGATGCTGCTCAATCTG GGGATTCAGTCACTAATGGTCTCTTCTCATCCGGAAAGAGCAATCTTTACGCAGAAGATGCTATCTCCTTTGCCGAGGTGGATATCATTACACCAGCGCAGAAGATGTTGGCCAGGCAGTTGACGTGTGACATAGTGCCTGGGAAAAGCTTACTTGTTACTG GTCCAAATGGGAGTGGGAAAAGTTCTGTTTTCCGTGTCCTGAGAGGTCTTTGGCCGGTCATTAGTGGAAGGCTTACCAAACCATCCCAACGTACTGAAGAGACTGGTTATGACATATTCTATGTCCCTCAGCGACCATACACGTGCTTAGGAACCTTGAGAGATCAAATTATTTATCCTCTCTCTCGCGAAGAAGCAGAACTAGTGGCATTAAAGTTATATGGAAAAG GGCAACAATATGCCGACTCTACAAACCTTCTGGATGCACATTTAAAAACTGTTCTGGTGAATGTTCGATTAAATTATCTTTTAGAGAGAGGGGAAGATGGTTGGGATGCTAATCTCAACTGGGAAGACATGCTCTCTCTGGGAGAGCAACAAAGATTAGGCATG GCACGACTATTCTTTCACAAGCCTAAATTTGGCATCCTTGATGAGTGCACCAA CGCCACCAGTGTTGATGTTGAGGAGCAACTTTATAGACTTGCTACTGATATGGGCATAACAGTTGTTACGTCCTCACAG CGTCCAGCTTTAATACCATTTCATTCCATGGAGTTGCGGTTTATTGATGGGGAGGGAAACTGGGAGCTTCGTTTAATTAAGCAGTGA
- the LOC119998660 gene encoding ABC transporter D family member 1-like isoform X2 — MQKWVRKTLLVAAGILVAGGTAAYVQSRFSSKKIDSIHHYNGLGDDKEKSEKAVSDDNNRKKTMQKRGGIKSLQVLASILLSKMGKMGAKDLLALVSIVVLRTALSNRLAKVQGFLFRAAFLRRVPLFFRLISENILLCFLLSTMHSTSKYITGTLSLRFRKILTKLIHEDYFENMAYYKISHVDGRITNPEQRIASDVPKFCSELSELVQDELTAVTDGLLYTWRLCSYASPKYLLWILAYVFGAGAAIRNFSPPFGKLMSREQQLEGDYRQLHSRLRTHAESIAFYGGESIEEYHIQQKFKNLIRHMRIVLHDHWWFGMIQDFLVKYCGATVAVILIIEPFFAGHLRPDSSTLGRAEMLSNLRYHTSVIISLFQALGTISVSSRRLNRLSGYADRIHELMAISRELSSDGRSSPKKNGSTRYFTEANYIEFSDVKVVTPTGNVLVENLTLRVESGSNLLITGPNGSGKSSLFRVLGGLWPLVSGHIAKPGVGSDLNKEIFYVPQRPYTAFGTLRDQLIYPLTADQEVEPLTHSGMVELLKNVDLEYLLDRYPPEKEINWGDELSLGEQQRLGMARLFYHKPKFAILDECTSAVTTDMEERFCAKVRAMGTSCITISHRPALVAFHDVVLSLDGEGGWRVHYKRDDSPDLTQGSSNALKSSETNRQTDAMAVQHAFMNTGKGLEFSNSRAQSYVSEVVAASPHMDCGAPLSVIPQLKSTPMVLPLRVAAMSKILVPTVFDKQGAQLLAVAFLVVSRTWVSDRIASLNGTTVKYVLEQDKASFIRLIGISVLQSAASSFIAPSLRHLKARLALGWRIRLTQHLLKNYLRKNTFYKVFHMSRKNVDADQRITHDLDKLTTDLSGLVTGMVKPSVDIIWFTWRMKLLTGRRGVVILYAYMLLGLGFLRTVTPDLGELTGREQELEGTFRFMHERLRTHAESVAFFGGGAHEKAMVESRFRGLLQHSMLLLKKKWLFGILDDFVTKQLPHNVTWGLSLLYAVEHKGDRALSSTQGELAHALRFLASVVSQSFLAFGDILELHRKFLELSGSINRVFELEELLDAAQSGDSVTNGLFSSGKSNLYAEDAISFAEVDIITPAQKMLARQLTCDIVPGKSLLVTGPNGSGKSSVFRVLRGLWPVISGRLTKPSQRTEETGYDIFYVPQRPYTCLGTLRDQIIYPLSREEAELVALKLYGKGQQYADSTNLLDAHLKTVLVNVRLNYLLERGEDGWDANLNWEDMLSLGEQQRLGMARLFFHKPKFGILDECTNATSVDVEEQLYRLATDMGITVVTSSQRPALIPFHSMELRFIDGEGNWELRLIKQ; from the exons ATGCAAAAGTGGGTAAG GAAAACTCTACTGGTTGCCGCTGGTATCTTAGTGGCTGGGGGAACTGCTGCATATGTGCAGTCACGATTTAGCAGTAAGAAGATTGATTCAATTCATCATTACAATGGGCTTGGAGATGATAAAGAAAAATCAGAGAAGGCAGTTTCGGATGATAATAATAGAAAGAAAACTATGCAAAAGAGAGGAGGAATAAAGTCTCTTCAAGTCTTAGCTTCAATTCTTCTATCTAAGATGGGCAAAATGGGTGCAAAGGACCTTTTGGCTTTAGTGTCCATAGTG GTGTTAAGAACTGCTTTGAGCAACAGATTAGCCAAGGTTCAAGGATTTCTATTTCGTGCTGCTTTTCTCCGACGTGTGCCATTATTTTTCAGGCTGATATCAGAaaacattttgttatgtttcCTTCTGTCAACTATGCATTCTACATCAAAATACATTACAGGGACCTTGAGTCTTCGTTTCAGAAAAATATTGACTAAACTTATCCATGAAGATTATTTTGAG AACATGGCGTACTATAAAATATCACATGTTGATGGTCGGATTACTAATCCCGAACAAAGAATTGCTAGTGATGTACCAAAGTTCTGTTCAGAGTTAAGTGAGCTTGTACAGGATGAGTTGACAGCAGTTACTGATGGTCTGCTTTATACTTGGAGGTTGTGTTCATATGCCAGtccaaaatatcttttatggattttg GCATATGTTTTTGGAGCGGGAGCAGCTATTAGAAATTTCTCTCCTCCTTTTGGGAAATTAATGTCCAGAGAGCAACAATTGGAAGGGGATTATCGGCAGCTTCATTCACGGTTAAGGACCCATGCAGAAAGTATAGCCTTTTATGGTGGAGAAAGTATAGAAGAATATCACATTCAGCAAAAGTTTAAGAATCTTATAAGGCACATGAGAATTGTTCTACACGACCATTGGTGGTTTGGAATGATTCAGGACTTCTTAGTAAAGTATTGTGGTGCTACTGTTGCTGTGATATTGATTATTGAACCCTTCTTTGCTGGCCATCTTCGACCTGACTCGTCAACTTTAGGGCGAGCAGAAATGTTAAGCAATCTACGGTATCACACCAGTGTCATAATATCACTATTCCAAGCTCTTGGAACTATTTCTGTAAGTTCAAGGAGGCTTAACCGTCTCAG TGGATATGCAGACCGCATACATGAATTAATGGCCATATCAAGAGAGCTTAGTTCTGATGGCAGatcttctccaaaaaaaaatggaagtacAAGATACTTTACTGAAGCTAATTACATTGAGTTTTCTGATGTCAAG GTTGTTACCCCAACAGGTAATGTGTTGGTGGAGAATCTGACTCTCAGGGTTGAATCGGGATCTAATCTATTGATTACAG GTCCGAACGGCAGTGGAAAGAGCTCACTTTTCCGAGTTCTAGGGGGACTTTGGCCACTAGTTTCTGGCCATATTGCGAAGCCTGGGGTTGGGTCTGATCTCAATAAGGAGATCTTCTATGTACCACAAAGGCCTTATACAGCTTTTGGAACACTTCGCGACCAGTTAATTTATCCTCTCACTGCAGATCAAGAGGTTGAACCACTCACACATAGTGGAATGGTGGAGCTGTTGAAAAAT GTTGACCTTGAGTATCTATTAGACCGTTATCCTCCTGAGAAAGAAATTAATTGGGGTGATGAACTATCTCTTGGAGAGCAACAAAGGTTGGGGATGGCCAGATTATTTTATCATAAGCCTAAATTTGCAATTCTTGATGAGTGCACGAGTGCTGTAACGACTGATATGGAAGAGCGCTTTTGTGCCAAAGTTCGAGCTATGGGTACTTCATGCATAACAATATCTCATCGTCCAGCTCTAGTTGCTTTTCATGATGTGGTTTTATCCTTGGATGGTGAAGGGGGCTGGCGTGTTCACTACAAGAG GGACGATTCTCCAGATTTAACACAAGGCAGCAGCAATGCATTGAAGTCTTCTGAGACGAACCGCCAAACTGATGCAATGGCTGTTCAACATGCATTTATGAATACTGGGAAG GGTCTGGAATTTTCAAATTCAAGAGCACAATCGTACGTTTCTGAGGTGGTGGCTGCATCTCCTCACATGGATTGTGGAGCACCATTGTCTGTCATTCCACAGCTCAAAAGCACTCCAATGGTATTGCCCTTGAGAGTAGCTGCTATGTCTAAAATACTG GTACCGACTGTATTTGACAAACAAGGGGCACAACTACTTGCAGTTGCTTTCCTTGTGGTATCAAGGACCTGGGTTTCAGACCGGATTGCCTCATTGAATG GTACTACTGTAAAGTATGTTTTGGAGCAGGACAAGGCATCCTTCATTAGGTTGATCGgtattagtgttcttcaaagtgcTGCGTCTTCTTTTATCGCTCCTTCGTTAAG GCACTTGAAAGCCAGACTGGCCCTTGGATGGAGAATTCGTTTGACTCAACATTTACTGAAGAACTATTTGAGAAAGAACACATTTTACAAG GTCTTCCACATGTCACGCAAAAATGTCGATGCAGATCAAAGAATAACTCATGATTTGGATAAGTTAACAACTGACTTATCTGGATTGGTTACTGGAATGGTAAAACCGTCTGTTGACATCATATG GTTCACTTGGAGAATGAAACTGTTAACTGGTCGGAGGGGAGTTGTTATACTGTATGCTTATATGCTGCTTGGTCTGGGTTTTCTAAGAACTGTAACTCCTGATTTGGGTGAATTGACCGGTCGGGAACAAGAACTTGAAGGAACTTTCAG GTTCATGCATGAAAGACTTCGCACTCATGCTGAATCTGTTGCTTTCTTTGGAGGTGGGGCTCATGAGAAAGCT ATGGTTGAGTCAAGATTCAGGGGACTTCTTCAACATTCAATgttacttctaaagaagaaatGGCTGTTTGGCATACTAGATGATTTTGTCACAAAGCAGCTCCCACATAATGTGACTTGGGGCTTGAGTTTGTTATATGCCGTGGAACACAAGGGAGACCGAGCCTTGAGCTCCACTCAAG GTGAGCTGGCACATGCATTGAGGTTCTTAGCATCTGTTGTATCTCAAAGCTTTTTGGCCTTTGGAGATATTCTTGAATTGCACAGAAAGTTCCTTGAGCTCTCTGGAAGCATCAACCGAGTTTTTGAGCTTGAAGAGCTTTTGGATGCTGCTCAATCTG GGGATTCAGTCACTAATGGTCTCTTCTCATCCGGAAAGAGCAATCTTTACGCAGAAGATGCTATCTCCTTTGCCGAGGTGGATATCATTACACCAGCGCAGAAGATGTTGGCCAGGCAGTTGACGTGTGACATAGTGCCTGGGAAAAGCTTACTTGTTACTG GTCCAAATGGGAGTGGGAAAAGTTCTGTTTTCCGTGTCCTGAGAGGTCTTTGGCCGGTCATTAGTGGAAGGCTTACCAAACCATCCCAACGTACTGAAGAGACTGGTTATGACATATTCTATGTCCCTCAGCGACCATACACGTGCTTAGGAACCTTGAGAGATCAAATTATTTATCCTCTCTCTCGCGAAGAAGCAGAACTAGTGGCATTAAAGTTATATGGAAAAG GGCAACAATATGCCGACTCTACAAACCTTCTGGATGCACATTTAAAAACTGTTCTGGTGAATGTTCGATTAAATTATCTTTTAGAGAGAGGGGAAGATGGTTGGGATGCTAATCTCAACTGGGAAGACATGCTCTCTCTGGGAGAGCAACAAAGATTAGGCATG GCACGACTATTCTTTCACAAGCCTAAATTTGGCATCCTTGATGAGTGCACCAA CGCCACCAGTGTTGATGTTGAGGAGCAACTTTATAGACTTGCTACTGATATGGGCATAACAGTTGTTACGTCCTCACAG CGTCCAGCTTTAATACCATTTCATTCCATGGAGTTGCGGTTTATTGATGGGGAGGGAAACTGGGAGCTTCGTTTAATTAAGCAGTGA